A window of the Lactobacillus gasseri ATCC 33323 = JCM 1131 genome harbors these coding sequences:
- a CDS encoding helix-turn-helix domain-containing protein: MNNNQTKLKINYKMSYKKLWKLLIDRGMQKKDLQKQCDISAASIAKLGKNANVTTDLLMKICSGLNCNLADICETERINTGE; encoded by the coding sequence ATGAACAACAATCAAACTAAGTTAAAAATCAACTATAAGATGAGCTACAAAAAATTATGGAAGTTACTAATTGACAGAGGCATGCAAAAAAAGGATTTGCAAAAACAATGTGATATTAGTGCAGCATCTATTGCTAAGCTAGGAAAAAATGCCAACGTTACTACAGATCTTTTAATGAAGATATGCTCAGGGTTAAATTGTAACCTTGCCGATATTTGTGAAACAGAACGCATCAACACAGGAGAATAA
- a CDS encoding DUF2326 domain-containing protein — translation MLKQISCDQFIIDGKVRGPINFGKGLNVVLGGKGGTNSIGKSTFLMILDFVFGGNDYVKKDSDVQKNVGQHTIKFIFEFNGKDYYFSRSTEDFQNINVCDENFKPLADKRMTRDEYLKFLSKKYNLDLPGLSFRNAVSRFIRVYNRQTVNERRPLQAVNQEQGKQQVYSLLKLFDRYSPIEAREKAASDADKAYKVFKNAGAFKYVPIVDTKKQFKENVDKISELKDELSDLESKNNEGTLNLDEIQAEHLRNIRENLSKLRDCKNTYISRLNVVKANEQAGPGKFRSNYRELQQFFPDIDLNRIEEIDKFHHQVTKFLKEEFEKEKNSLETNISEIDHHINELVTEARKIKNQQAPNVQTAILNDYADKKAELKRLEDENKNYEKKKELKEAQKDQNEALKTTVNTQLAEVQHLLNEKMAKLNEEICGSSSFQPPHIELKANNYSFETINDQGTGTSFKGLILFDQACLELTRLPFFIHDSLMFSNIEIDRKDKIIEMYGKENKQVFISIDTIDLLSDKAQQIIKKHTVLTLERGGKELFGRSWNEQQSN, via the coding sequence GTGTTAAAGCAAATTAGTTGTGATCAATTTATTATTGATGGAAAGGTTCGAGGACCAATAAATTTTGGTAAAGGGCTAAATGTTGTACTAGGTGGAAAGGGTGGAACTAATTCAATAGGGAAATCTACCTTTTTAATGATCTTAGATTTCGTGTTTGGAGGGAATGATTACGTAAAGAAGGATAGCGACGTTCAAAAGAATGTTGGACAGCATACTATCAAATTTATTTTTGAATTTAATGGTAAAGACTACTATTTTTCAAGATCCACTGAGGATTTTCAAAACATCAATGTCTGCGATGAAAATTTTAAGCCTTTAGCGGATAAAAGGATGACAAGGGATGAATATTTAAAGTTCTTATCTAAAAAATATAATTTGGACCTGCCTGGATTATCTTTTAGAAACGCTGTTAGCAGATTTATTCGGGTTTATAACCGTCAAACAGTGAATGAAAGAAGACCGTTGCAAGCTGTTAATCAGGAACAGGGCAAGCAACAGGTTTATAGTTTGTTGAAGCTATTTGATAGATATTCTCCGATAGAGGCGAGGGAAAAAGCTGCAAGTGACGCTGATAAAGCCTATAAAGTATTTAAAAATGCAGGTGCGTTTAAGTATGTGCCAATAGTAGATACTAAAAAACAGTTCAAAGAAAACGTTGATAAAATTTCTGAACTTAAAGATGAGCTATCTGATCTAGAATCAAAGAATAATGAAGGAACATTGAATCTAGATGAAATACAGGCCGAACATCTTAGAAATATTAGAGAAAATTTATCAAAACTGAGAGACTGCAAGAATACATATATTAGTAGACTTAATGTTGTTAAGGCTAATGAGCAAGCTGGGCCTGGTAAATTTAGAAGCAATTATCGAGAATTACAACAATTCTTCCCGGACATTGATTTAAACAGGATAGAAGAAATCGACAAGTTTCATCATCAAGTTACCAAGTTTTTGAAAGAGGAATTTGAAAAAGAGAAGAATTCTCTAGAGACAAACATTAGTGAAATTGATCATCATATTAACGAGCTAGTAACTGAAGCTAGAAAAATCAAAAATCAACAAGCTCCTAACGTTCAAACGGCTATTCTTAATGACTATGCTGATAAAAAAGCTGAACTTAAAAGGTTGGAAGACGAAAATAAAAATTATGAGAAGAAAAAAGAACTTAAAGAAGCGCAAAAAGATCAAAATGAAGCTTTAAAAACAACTGTGAATACTCAGCTTGCGGAAGTTCAGCACTTACTAAATGAAAAAATGGCCAAGCTAAATGAAGAGATATGTGGTTCATCCTCTTTTCAGCCGCCCCATATTGAATTGAAAGCTAACAATTATTCCTTTGAAACTATTAATGATCAAGGAACAGGTACCTCATTTAAAGGTCTAATTCTTTTTGATCAGGCATGCTTAGAGTTAACCAGATTACCGTTCTTTATTCATGATTCTTTGATGTTCTCTAACATTGAAATAGATCGCAAGGATAAGATCATTGAAATGTATGGAAAGGAAAATAAACAGGTTTTCATTTCTATTGATACTATTGATCTTCTTTCAGACAAGGCACAACAAATTATAAAAAAGCACACTGTTCTTACATTAGAGCGTGGTGGTAAAGAGTTATTTGGGAGATCTTGGAATGAACAACAATCAAACTAA
- a CDS encoding ABC-three component system middle component 7, with product MPSKVTDYKESTLANLPKILKALDKDAMNPQQLFAATKRYFDDVGEFVESLDCLFTLGKIRIDKETGVIHSVKAN from the coding sequence ATGCCCAGTAAAGTTACTGATTATAAAGAGAGTACACTAGCCAATCTACCTAAAATTTTAAAAGCCTTAGATAAGGATGCTATGAATCCACAACAACTTTTTGCAGCCACAAAAAGATATTTTGATGATGTTGGCGAATTTGTTGAGTCCTTAGATTGTTTATTTACTTTGGGTAAAATTCGCATTGATAAAGAGACAGGTGTGATACACAGTGTTAAAGCAAATTAG
- a CDS encoding ABC-three component system protein, protein MEFSDFFDIMWTYLADPESKESNKEGRPEFLKNLIDMLIREPQTEEEDQKAENGDLNPLNNKEADTINKYCSGSRKIPKKDAKDILKRISDGNRFFERIVFAAPGAKKGIRDELRKRSFNVTSASLGKVCFDIMKAFLEKFKEGKSSVTESDIADDKKNVTYLKLVHDVQFKCPLCGRELITDGDTEAIAGYDVVHIFPANLSMEGKAEFSKIKKAPENSDALENKIPLCLNCANLYLENPTLKNYQTLVNEKRRIDIEHKLAKGLNQLTLEDNLIKAIKGLKEIKPDKITNSISYDAHKIEEKINNDYPLQGAVQFYVMGYYNKIRDQFSSMEGNSFSFDDLATTIKLAYIKFKREGLSQSEVFNHLAHWILDKEHLENDFIEAARILVAFFVQNCEVFEVENAQ, encoded by the coding sequence ATGGAATTTTCTGATTTCTTTGACATAATGTGGACTTACCTGGCTGACCCAGAATCTAAAGAAAGCAACAAAGAAGGCCGACCAGAGTTCCTTAAAAATTTAATTGATATGTTGATCCGTGAACCGCAAACAGAAGAGGAAGACCAAAAAGCGGAAAACGGAGATTTAAATCCGTTAAATAATAAGGAAGCAGACACGATTAACAAGTACTGTTCTGGATCCAGAAAAATTCCAAAAAAAGATGCAAAAGATATCTTGAAAAGAATCAGTGATGGAAATCGATTTTTTGAAAGAATTGTTTTTGCAGCTCCTGGGGCAAAAAAAGGTATTAGAGATGAACTTAGAAAAAGAAGTTTTAATGTTACTTCTGCTTCATTAGGTAAAGTATGTTTTGACATAATGAAAGCCTTCCTAGAAAAATTTAAGGAAGGAAAAAGTTCTGTGACTGAATCCGATATTGCAGATGATAAAAAGAATGTTACCTACTTAAAGTTAGTTCACGATGTTCAATTTAAATGTCCGCTATGTGGACGAGAATTGATTACTGATGGAGATACTGAAGCAATTGCAGGATATGATGTGGTCCATATTTTTCCAGCCAATCTATCAATGGAAGGTAAAGCAGAATTTTCCAAAATAAAAAAAGCACCTGAAAATTCAGATGCTTTGGAAAATAAAATTCCCTTGTGCTTAAATTGTGCAAATCTTTATCTCGAGAATCCAACATTAAAGAATTATCAAACCTTAGTTAATGAAAAAAGACGTATTGATATTGAACACAAACTCGCCAAAGGACTTAATCAGTTAACCTTAGAAGATAATTTAATCAAAGCTATAAAGGGCTTAAAAGAGATAAAGCCCGATAAGATTACTAATTCCATTTCTTATGATGCGCATAAGATAGAAGAAAAGATTAACAATGACTACCCTTTGCAAGGTGCTGTTCAATTTTATGTTATGGGTTACTACAACAAAATAAGAGATCAATTCTCAAGTATGGAGGGTAACTCGTTCAGTTTTGATGACCTGGCCACAACAATTAAATTGGCATATATCAAATTTAAACGAGAAGGATTAAGTCAGAGTGAAGTGTTTAATCATCTGGCTCATTGGATTCTTGACAAAGAACATTTGGAAAATGATTTTATAGAAGCGGCGAGAATTTTAGTTGCTTTCTTTGTACAAAATTGTGAGGTGTTTGAAGTTGAAAATGCCCAGTAA
- a CDS encoding sigma-70 family RNA polymerase sigma factor, giving the protein MKTDNSEYELIGEKDGKLIVRVKHMGNQVTTITKAQGNIVFDFNHDQYNSDHRNERHQDKFFATSLEDPDINAIDTLADRYSMEITSVYGKDHLLDMLIKNEDNQLRQQLANQLPDALKTLTIKQRYAVLSYYCLKLRKRQIANNMGISNVMAGRHVKAGLAKLRQFYGIKK; this is encoded by the coding sequence ATGAAAACAGATAACAGTGAGTATGAATTAATCGGTGAAAAGGACGGCAAGTTAATCGTTAGGGTAAAGCACATGGGAAATCAGGTAACTACAATTACCAAAGCGCAGGGAAATATTGTATTTGACTTTAATCATGATCAATACAATTCAGATCATCGAAATGAAAGGCATCAAGATAAGTTCTTTGCTACCTCATTAGAAGATCCCGACATTAATGCAATCGATACGTTAGCGGATAGGTATTCTATGGAAATCACGTCTGTTTACGGGAAAGATCATTTGTTAGATATGTTAATTAAAAATGAAGATAATCAACTCCGCCAACAATTAGCTAATCAATTACCAGATGCTTTAAAGACTTTAACTATCAAACAGCGGTATGCTGTCCTGAGCTACTACTGTCTGAAACTCAGAAAAAGGCAAATCGCCAACAATATGGGTATCAGTAATGTCATGGCTGGTAGACATGTTAAAGCTGGCTTAGCAAAGCTGCGCCAATTCTACGGGATCAAAAAGTAA
- a CDS encoding DUF2800 domain-containing protein — MSSPKHHALLSASSANRWLSAPPLPRLEQYFPHSTSNAAAEGTAAHALGEYKIHRLLGDKFKRPSSDYQSDEMESLTDDYASYVMEQYEQAKEYAPDATIRVEQKLDFSQYVPEGFGTGDCVIASDHLLHIIDFKYGKGVRVEAKNNPQMKLYAIGALEMFGNLYNVDEIKIIIFQPRMANISTWRIDAKQLMHWANTELKQKAELAFAGKGTIRYGPWCQFSACNAVLRARYDYHHKLTRFQLCSPNLLTDKEVTEVLEHIDDLNRWAHEVKDYAADLAINHGKQWPGYKIVEGRSVRHYKNEAAVAKIAEANGYHNIYQKKLLPITKLEKQLGKKKFTELFSQEIVKPAGKPTLVPNSDRRQGIGKSNPKDEFKEEK; from the coding sequence ATGAGTTCACCAAAACATCACGCTTTGCTATCAGCTTCTAGTGCCAACCGTTGGTTAAGTGCTCCGCCACTCCCACGATTGGAACAATATTTTCCGCACTCCACTTCCAATGCTGCCGCCGAAGGAACGGCTGCTCATGCTTTGGGAGAGTATAAGATTCATCGACTGCTTGGTGATAAGTTCAAACGCCCATCTTCTGACTACCAATCTGATGAGATGGAGAGTCTGACTGACGATTATGCCAGCTACGTCATGGAACAATACGAACAAGCAAAAGAATACGCACCTGACGCCACCATCCGCGTAGAACAGAAACTGGACTTCTCTCAATATGTTCCTGAAGGCTTCGGCACTGGCGACTGTGTGATTGCTTCTGACCACCTACTTCATATTATCGACTTCAAATATGGGAAAGGTGTCCGAGTGGAAGCCAAGAATAATCCACAGATGAAGCTCTACGCCATTGGTGCCCTAGAAATGTTCGGTAACTTGTACAACGTTGACGAAATCAAAATTATAATTTTTCAACCTCGCATGGCCAATATTAGTACTTGGAGGATTGATGCCAAGCAGCTCATGCACTGGGCTAACACCGAACTCAAGCAAAAGGCCGAATTAGCTTTTGCTGGCAAAGGTACTATTCGTTATGGTCCCTGGTGTCAATTCTCTGCTTGCAACGCAGTGCTACGTGCCCGATATGACTACCACCATAAACTTACTCGTTTTCAGCTTTGCTCTCCCAATCTGTTAACGGACAAAGAAGTTACTGAGGTTCTGGAACATATCGATGACTTAAACCGCTGGGCTCACGAAGTTAAAGATTACGCTGCTGATTTAGCCATCAACCATGGCAAGCAGTGGCCAGGTTACAAAATCGTCGAAGGTCGATCCGTCCGACACTATAAGAATGAAGCAGCTGTAGCAAAAATTGCTGAAGCTAATGGCTATCACAATATTTACCAAAAGAAGCTACTGCCAATTACAAAGTTAGAAAAACAGCTCGGCAAGAAGAAATTTACCGAACTGTTCAGTCAGGAAATTGTTAAGCCCGCGGGTAAACCAACCCTAGTACCAAATTCTGATCGGCGCCAGGGTATTGGTAAATCAAACCCCAAGGATGAATTTAAGGAGGAAAAATAA
- a CDS encoding DUF2815 family protein, with product MNLRRKNNMSQQTKIVTGINTRLSYANIWEPKSINGGKEKYSVSLIIPKSDQKTITAIEKAIDAAIQEGIGKFGGKKPNKATLKLPLRDGDVERDDAAYQDSYFINANSITAPQIVDKHVQPILDRNEVYSGCYARVSINFYAFNTNGNRGIACGLGNIQKIRDGEPLGGHASASNDFTAIDDSSDDDFLA from the coding sequence ATGAATTTAAGGAGGAAAAATAATATGTCACAACAAACTAAGATCGTTACTGGTATTAACACTCGTCTTTCTTACGCCAACATCTGGGAACCAAAGTCCATTAATGGCGGTAAAGAAAAATACTCAGTCAGTCTGATCATCCCTAAGTCAGATCAGAAAACAATTACTGCCATTGAGAAAGCCATCGATGCTGCCATCCAAGAAGGCATTGGAAAGTTTGGTGGCAAGAAACCTAACAAAGCTACTCTGAAGCTTCCACTTCGCGACGGTGACGTTGAACGCGATGATGCTGCCTACCAAGATAGTTACTTTATCAACGCTAATTCAATTACGGCTCCCCAAATTGTAGACAAGCATGTCCAACCAATTCTTGATCGCAACGAAGTTTACAGTGGCTGCTACGCTCGCGTTTCCATTAACTTCTATGCTTTTAACACCAACGGTAATCGAGGCATCGCCTGTGGTCTTGGTAACATTCAAAAGATTCGCGATGGTGAACCACTAGGTGGACATGCTAGTGCTAGCAATGACTTCACTGCCATTGATGATAGTAGCGACGATGATTTCTTAGCTTAA
- a CDS encoding DNA polymerase has product MKQISIDIETYSSTNLNQTGVYRYADSDDFELLLFGYATDLGPVKVVDLTQGEKIPQPIVKALDDPTIIKSAFNAQFERVCLSRFVGHRLKPAGWHCSRVWSATLGLPLSLSDVGTVLGLPRQKITAGKELVRYFCTPCKPTKSNQNRTRNFPYHAPDKWQQFKQYNQRDVEVEMEITQKLERFPVSQNEWENYWMDQDINDRGIRIDQQLVNNAIKCQENFHDQYLQVSQKLTGLANPNSPLQLKDWLNQRGMNIDSLSKASVAQLLQTTTGKVHQVLSLRQLLSKSSVKKYQAMQKAMCRDGRVHGLLQFYGANRTGRWAGRLVQVQNLPRNSMPDLEEARELVKQGNTTALSMLYDSVPDVLSQLIRTAFIPSQGHHFYVADFSAVEARVIAWLSGEEWRQKAFANNEDIYCASASQMFGVPVVKHGVNGELRQKGKIAELALGYGGSIGALKAMGATNLGLTEEELHSLVQMWRNASPHIVQFWWDIDKAAKECIKSHLPQATHGIKFIYRSGCMFLRLRSGRKLCYSKPKIGINRFGSESITFMGINAVKKWDRIETYGAKLVENIVQATSRDLLAEAMRRLEDAGNPVVMHIHDEAVIDAPANYSLEKMVKIMTEVPRWADGLILNAAGFVSDFYKKD; this is encoded by the coding sequence ATGAAGCAAATCTCGATTGATATCGAAACTTATTCTAGTACCAACCTGAATCAAACTGGTGTTTATCGCTATGCTGATAGCGACGATTTTGAACTTTTGCTCTTTGGTTATGCCACTGACTTGGGACCAGTCAAGGTGGTGGACTTAACTCAAGGTGAAAAAATTCCACAACCAATCGTTAAAGCCCTAGATGATCCCACCATTATCAAAAGTGCATTTAATGCTCAATTTGAACGAGTTTGCCTATCACGTTTCGTTGGGCATCGCTTAAAGCCAGCCGGTTGGCACTGTTCGCGAGTTTGGTCGGCTACCCTTGGTCTACCCTTATCGTTAAGCGACGTGGGTACTGTTTTAGGGCTTCCTCGTCAGAAAATTACGGCTGGGAAAGAACTCGTGCGCTACTTTTGTACTCCCTGCAAGCCAACCAAATCTAATCAAAATCGTACACGTAATTTTCCTTATCATGCACCTGACAAATGGCAGCAATTCAAGCAGTACAACCAACGTGACGTTGAAGTTGAAATGGAAATCACCCAGAAGCTCGAACGCTTCCCAGTCTCCCAAAATGAATGGGAAAACTACTGGATGGATCAGGATATTAATGATCGTGGTATTCGGATTGATCAACAACTGGTCAACAACGCCATTAAATGTCAGGAAAATTTTCACGATCAATACTTGCAAGTTTCGCAGAAACTAACTGGCCTGGCCAATCCCAACTCACCACTGCAGTTAAAAGATTGGCTCAACCAGCGGGGAATGAATATCGACTCTCTATCCAAAGCCTCAGTAGCTCAGCTTTTGCAAACTACCACCGGTAAGGTTCATCAAGTTCTAAGCCTGCGTCAACTGTTATCAAAATCTAGTGTAAAGAAGTATCAGGCAATGCAAAAAGCAATGTGCCGAGATGGCCGCGTTCATGGACTCTTACAATTTTATGGGGCCAATCGGACTGGTCGGTGGGCTGGGCGCTTAGTACAAGTACAAAACCTTCCTCGAAATTCAATGCCTGACCTAGAAGAAGCTCGTGAACTAGTTAAACAAGGCAACACTACTGCTCTTTCGATGCTTTACGACTCAGTACCAGACGTCCTATCACAATTAATTAGGACCGCCTTCATCCCCAGCCAAGGGCACCATTTCTATGTGGCTGACTTTTCGGCCGTTGAAGCGCGGGTGATTGCCTGGCTGTCGGGTGAAGAATGGCGACAAAAAGCTTTCGCTAATAATGAGGACATCTACTGTGCATCCGCTAGTCAGATGTTTGGCGTTCCCGTTGTTAAACACGGAGTTAATGGCGAACTCCGGCAAAAAGGCAAGATTGCTGAACTTGCATTAGGGTATGGTGGCTCCATCGGAGCACTCAAAGCTATGGGTGCGACTAATTTAGGTCTAACCGAGGAAGAATTACATTCATTGGTACAAATGTGGCGTAATGCCAGCCCCCACATCGTACAGTTTTGGTGGGATATCGACAAAGCAGCAAAAGAATGCATTAAATCACATCTACCGCAAGCCACCCACGGAATAAAGTTTATTTATCGTAGTGGCTGCATGTTCTTACGATTACGCTCTGGACGCAAGCTTTGTTACTCCAAGCCCAAAATTGGTATTAACCGTTTTGGCAGCGAATCAATTACCTTTATGGGTATCAATGCAGTGAAAAAGTGGGATCGTATTGAAACATATGGCGCAAAACTTGTTGAAAACATTGTTCAAGCAACCAGCCGTGACCTCTTAGCTGAAGCAATGCGACGTTTAGAGGATGCAGGTAATCCTGTTGTTATGCACATACATGATGAGGCCGTAATCGATGCTCCAGCCAACTATTCATTAGAAAAGATGGTCAAGATAATGACCGAAGTACCACGCTGGGCTGATGGCTTGATTCTCAACGCGGCCGGTTTTGTCAGTGATTTTTACAAAAAAGATTAA
- a CDS encoding phage/plasmid primase, P4 family: MHFTLSTAANSGQASNTIYPNQLIITNSQELQQAVQYDHVCGRFKNNQRNIANFIKADCLVMDCDNDHSDDSAAWINPTSIANYFDGVSYAITLSRNNMKAKNNKAPRPKFHIYFPISEINNAKTYAELKHEIQEYFPYFDNNALDAARFVFGVPSTQVSWHEGSQTIDQFMMAQRYFAKQKVGSIRQGKRNATLSHFAGRIIMRLGNTPEARQAFQDEAAKCEPPLGEQELRTIWHSAIKFGHRMASKKGYIPPEEYNQPNDDLHPYDYSDTGESYVFVNNCKDRVCYTNQSGFMWFDGKIWQESEPLALGEVQRFTDKQLADAQLRVTKAYQVIQQNGVTSALQTMGKTKASRTFNDDQQATFKEYQNAKAYEAFILKERSTRGINGILTNARPKLVKEINEFDANPFLLNTPDGPYNLKQGIHGQQEIQASDLITKSTSCVPGSQGNSIWQEALNTFFCNDLALINYVQEIVGLVAIGQVYLEALIIAYGSGRNGKSTFWNTIANVLGSYTGHLSADALTTGVRRNVKPEMAEVKGKRLIISAELEEGKRLNTSIVKQLCSTDEIYAEKKYMKPFSFTPSHTIVLYTNYLPHVGGNDEGIWRRLIVIPFKATIAKHNDIKNYAQYLTEQAGPAVLQWIIEGAQRIIQQNYQLTTPAAVTKAVKDYHADNDWLGHFLNENCELDSSYQQKSGDLYQKYREYCQGIGEYTRSTTDFYTALKNAGFQRQRKNTGSYVRGLRLKASEFLD; this comes from the coding sequence ATGCACTTTACTTTATCAACAGCAGCCAATTCCGGTCAGGCCAGTAACACTATTTACCCTAACCAGCTAATTATCACTAACTCCCAAGAATTACAGCAGGCCGTACAGTATGACCATGTTTGTGGGCGGTTCAAGAATAACCAACGTAACATTGCAAACTTCATCAAAGCTGACTGCTTAGTCATGGATTGTGACAATGACCACTCTGATGATTCTGCCGCTTGGATTAATCCTACCAGCATTGCGAATTACTTTGATGGCGTTTCTTATGCCATTACATTATCGCGCAACAACATGAAAGCTAAGAACAATAAAGCCCCGCGCCCAAAGTTCCACATCTACTTTCCAATTAGCGAGATCAATAATGCTAAAACCTACGCTGAATTAAAACATGAAATTCAAGAATATTTCCCCTATTTTGATAACAATGCTCTCGATGCTGCCCGCTTCGTATTTGGTGTTCCCAGTACACAAGTTAGTTGGCACGAAGGATCCCAAACCATCGACCAATTTATGATGGCGCAACGTTACTTTGCCAAGCAAAAGGTCGGATCGATTCGCCAAGGCAAACGCAATGCAACTCTCTCCCACTTTGCTGGTCGAATCATTATGCGATTGGGCAATACTCCCGAAGCACGTCAGGCCTTTCAAGACGAGGCAGCGAAGTGTGAACCGCCACTGGGAGAACAAGAACTAAGAACCATCTGGCATAGTGCTATCAAATTCGGCCACCGAATGGCCAGTAAAAAAGGTTATATTCCACCTGAAGAATATAATCAACCCAATGATGATCTGCATCCCTACGATTATTCGGATACTGGCGAGTCCTATGTTTTTGTTAACAACTGTAAGGACCGCGTCTGCTACACCAACCAGTCAGGTTTTATGTGGTTTGACGGTAAAATTTGGCAAGAATCGGAGCCCCTCGCTCTCGGCGAGGTTCAACGCTTTACTGACAAACAACTTGCGGATGCTCAACTACGAGTCACTAAGGCTTACCAAGTGATCCAACAAAATGGCGTAACTAGCGCGCTTCAAACGATGGGCAAAACGAAGGCTAGTCGCACTTTTAATGATGATCAGCAAGCTACGTTCAAAGAATATCAAAACGCCAAGGCTTATGAAGCTTTTATTCTCAAGGAACGGAGCACCCGTGGCATCAATGGAATCTTGACTAACGCCCGGCCAAAGTTAGTAAAAGAAATCAATGAATTCGATGCTAATCCCTTTTTATTAAACACTCCTGATGGCCCTTACAACCTTAAACAGGGCATTCATGGGCAACAAGAAATTCAAGCCAGCGATTTGATTACTAAGTCCACGTCTTGTGTGCCTGGCAGTCAAGGAAATTCAATCTGGCAAGAAGCCCTAAATACATTCTTTTGTAACGACCTAGCACTAATAAATTACGTTCAAGAAATTGTGGGACTCGTTGCCATTGGTCAGGTTTACTTGGAAGCGTTGATTATTGCATATGGCAGTGGACGAAATGGTAAATCCACTTTCTGGAACACAATTGCCAATGTACTCGGTTCTTATACTGGTCACCTCTCAGCTGATGCCTTAACAACAGGTGTTCGACGGAATGTCAAACCAGAAATGGCTGAAGTCAAAGGTAAACGCTTAATCATCTCTGCTGAGCTGGAAGAAGGCAAACGACTAAACACTTCGATTGTCAAACAACTCTGTTCAACTGATGAAATCTACGCTGAGAAAAAATACATGAAGCCCTTCTCTTTTACACCTAGTCATACCATCGTTCTCTATACCAACTACCTGCCTCACGTGGGCGGTAACGATGAAGGAATCTGGCGGCGATTGATCGTAATACCGTTTAAAGCCACGATTGCCAAACACAATGATATTAAAAATTATGCCCAGTACCTAACCGAACAAGCCGGTCCGGCAGTGTTGCAATGGATCATTGAGGGCGCGCAACGAATCATTCAACAAAATTACCAGCTAACTACTCCGGCAGCAGTTACTAAAGCAGTCAAGGACTACCACGCCGATAATGACTGGTTAGGTCATTTTCTCAATGAAAATTGCGAACTTGATTCTAGTTATCAGCAAAAATCGGGTGACCTCTATCAAAAGTACCGAGAATACTGCCAAGGTATCGGCGAATACACCCGAAGTACCACTGACTTTTACACGGCCCTTAAGAATGCGGGCTTTCAACGTCAACGTAAGAATACTGGATCCTATGTTCGCGGACTGCGCTTAAAGGCATCAGAATTTCTCGACTAG
- a CDS encoding VRR-NUC domain-containing protein, with protein MLEKRIESAFVKATQQRGGLCLKFTSPSMTGVPDRLVLLPEGHMGFVEMKSPGKHPRPLQIQRLSQLKQLGYQVFVCDQFEQIGGMLDAIQAA; from the coding sequence ATGTTAGAAAAACGAATTGAATCAGCTTTTGTAAAAGCTACCCAGCAACGTGGTGGACTTTGCCTAAAATTCACCTCCCCATCAATGACAGGAGTTCCGGATCGACTGGTTCTACTGCCTGAAGGTCACATGGGGTTTGTAGAAATGAAGTCTCCAGGTAAACACCCTCGCCCACTACAAATACAAAGACTTAGCCAACTAAAGCAGCTTGGCTACCAAGTATTTGTTTGTGATCAATTTGAACAGATCGGAGGAATGCTAGATGCAATACAAGCCGCATGA